The following are from one region of the Mesorhizobium sp. B2-8-5 genome:
- a CDS encoding GCG_CRPN prefix-to-repeats domain-containing protein, with product MFAKYFLPIAIAAGTLMLSGVGSQAMPMAKPGASPLPIETVGWRCGPGWHASRWGNCVPNGRRFIRPVRHWHPGFWAHHRWHPGYWN from the coding sequence ATGTTCGCAAAGTATTTTCTACCCATCGCCATTGCCGCCGGCACGTTGATGCTGTCCGGCGTCGGCTCGCAGGCGATGCCGATGGCCAAGCCAGGTGCTTCGCCGCTGCCGATCGAAACGGTCGGCTGGCGCTGCGGTCCCGGCTGGCACGCGAGCCGTTGGGGCAATTGCGTGCCCAACGGCCGCCGGTTCATCCGGCCGGTGCGCCATTGGCATCCCGGGTTCTGGGCGCACCACCGCTGGCACCCCGGCTATTGGAACTGA
- a CDS encoding indolepyruvate oxidoreductase subunit beta family protein encodes MLDQASPLRPKAGAYDDERVIKLAVLAVGGQGGGVLADWITDVAERNGYIAQSTSVAGVAQRTGATIYYIEMARDTGRLPVFALSPSQGDVDILIAAELMEAGRAIIRGFVTPERTTLITSSHRIAAVSEKIEPGDGRASSEKVHATAQAAAKRFIAFDMEKIAADNGTMISASLLGALAGSDALPFTRETYEQAIGAGGRGVKPSLAAFGAAYDRARGIAAAAAGEKAAGEHAVAQPKSTAKVSGPETLLKGWQELAGRVALLPEPVRDMAERGLKKVVDYQGIAYGGEYLDRLDKAVALDNAERGYTLSIAAAKHLANAMCYDDMIRVADLKTRSTRDKRVRKEVGVKEGSVLQVTEYFHPRIEEFCGTLPAGLGSYIESRPKLAAFLDRRINRGRHIRTDSFTGFAMLWFIGGLRRWRRRLLRHRVEVEHLERWYDLALGKAREDYALGVEILNCRRLIKGYSDTHARAQSKFDRVLSALPMLKGREDAADWIRRLREAALKDEKGDMLDGALKTVATLNEGAAR; translated from the coding sequence ATGCTTGACCAGGCTTCTCCCCTGCGCCCGAAGGCGGGCGCGTATGACGACGAGCGGGTGATAAAACTCGCCGTGCTCGCGGTCGGCGGCCAGGGCGGCGGCGTGCTTGCCGACTGGATCACCGACGTCGCCGAGCGCAACGGCTATATCGCCCAATCGACCTCCGTGGCCGGTGTCGCCCAGCGCACCGGCGCCACGATCTATTACATTGAGATGGCCCGCGACACCGGCCGCCTGCCGGTCTTCGCGCTGTCGCCCTCGCAGGGTGACGTCGACATATTGATCGCCGCCGAGCTGATGGAAGCCGGCCGCGCCATCATCCGCGGTTTCGTCACGCCCGAGCGCACGACGCTGATTACGTCCTCGCACCGCATCGCCGCCGTCTCGGAAAAGATCGAGCCGGGCGACGGCCGCGCCTCGTCGGAAAAGGTGCATGCGACGGCGCAAGCGGCGGCGAAGCGCTTCATCGCCTTCGACATGGAGAAGATCGCCGCCGACAACGGCACCATGATCTCGGCCAGCCTGCTTGGCGCGCTGGCCGGCTCCGACGCGCTGCCCTTCACCCGCGAAACTTACGAGCAGGCGATCGGCGCCGGCGGCCGCGGTGTCAAGCCGAGCCTCGCGGCCTTTGGCGCGGCCTACGATCGCGCGCGCGGGATCGCGGCAGCGGCCGCCGGCGAAAAGGCGGCGGGGGAGCATGCCGTTGCCCAGCCCAAGTCGACGGCGAAGGTCAGCGGACCGGAAACCCTCCTCAAGGGGTGGCAGGAGCTTGCCGGTCGCGTGGCATTGCTCCCGGAACCCGTGCGCGACATGGCCGAGCGCGGGCTGAAGAAGGTCGTCGATTACCAGGGCATCGCCTATGGCGGCGAGTATCTCGACCGGCTGGACAAGGCGGTGGCGCTGGACAATGCGGAGCGCGGCTACACGCTGTCGATCGCCGCGGCAAAGCACCTTGCCAACGCCATGTGCTATGACGACATGATCCGCGTCGCGGATTTGAAGACACGCTCGACGCGAGACAAGCGGGTGCGCAAGGAGGTCGGCGTCAAGGAAGGCTCGGTGCTGCAGGTCACCGAATATTTCCATCCGCGCATCGAGGAATTCTGCGGCACGCTGCCGGCAGGGCTCGGAAGCTACATTGAGAGCCGGCCCAAGCTCGCCGCTTTTCTCGACCGCCGCATCAATCGCGGCCGCCACATCCGCACCGACAGTTTCACCGGCTTCGCCATGCTGTGGTTCATCGGCGGCCTGCGCCGCTGGCGCCGCCGCCTGCTGCGCCACAGGGTCGAGGTCGAGCATCTGGAGCGCTGGTACGATCTGGCGCTAGGCAAGGCACGTGAAGACTATGCGCTCGGAGTCGAAATCTTGAACTGCCGCCGACTGATCAAGGGCTACAGCGACACCCATGCCCGCGCCCAGTCGAAATTCGACCGCGTGCTGTCGGCGCTGCCGATGCTCAAGGGCCGCGAAGACGCCGCCGACTGGATCCGCCGCCTGCGCGAGGCGGCGCTGAAAGACGAGAAAGGCGACATGCTGGACGGCGCGTTGAAGACGGTGGCGACACTCAACGAAGGCGCCGCCCGCTAA
- a CDS encoding indolepyruvate ferredoxin oxidoreductase subunit alpha, whose amino-acid sequence MAERSFAKEVEKLRLGAGEEFAGEGILAITKALLQCGVGYVGGYQGAPISHLMDVLADAQDILGELGVHFEASASEATATAMLAASVHYPIRGAATFKSTVGTNVASDALANLASGGVTGGALIIVGEDYGEGSSIMQERSHAFAMKSQVWLLDPRPNLPSIVKAVEDGFELSEVSNTPVMLQVRIRCCHVHGHFIAKDNKRPPMSVADALSAPRRDTGRIVLPPASFLHEKEKVAKRWPAAVDFIKSRKINEIFGSDHGSVGIVMQGGMYNSVIRALQRLGLADTYGETDVPLYVLNAVYPLVDDEFLAFCEGKQAVLVVEEGQPNYVEQAFAAMLHKAGRGTRLVGKEHLPMAGEYTGQVMLDGIGSFLRAHAPHLLPGEVRAPNKAGEGVDTADLINVVPGRPPGFCIGCPERPIFAATKLVEQELGKHHIASDIGCHLFSIMPPFELGATTMGYGLGPASASAFNSPDAKRRSISFVGDGGFWHNGLTSSIGNAVFNKNDGVIVIVDNFYSAATGGQDILSSRANNRTKSTKHPIDEAVKGMGVKWLRHIDRTYDVGKMQAALREALTTEEKGPKVIVASSECMLNRQRREKPLVDKAIKGGERVVKPKFGVDEDICTGDHACMRLSGCPSLSVKSLDDPLRDDPVASIDQNCVGCGNCGEVADAAVLCPSFYRADVVHNPGRWDRFLEGARRAVIGLLQRRRESRRLTFADA is encoded by the coding sequence ATGGCCGAACGGTCTTTTGCCAAGGAAGTCGAAAAGCTGAGATTAGGGGCCGGCGAGGAATTCGCCGGCGAGGGCATCCTCGCCATCACCAAGGCGCTCTTGCAGTGCGGCGTAGGCTATGTCGGCGGCTACCAGGGCGCGCCGATCAGCCATCTGATGGATGTGCTGGCCGACGCGCAGGATATTCTGGGCGAGCTCGGCGTGCATTTCGAGGCGAGTGCCTCGGAAGCGACAGCCACCGCCATGCTCGCTGCCTCCGTGCATTATCCGATCCGCGGCGCCGCCACCTTCAAGTCGACGGTCGGCACCAATGTCGCTTCCGATGCACTGGCCAATCTCGCCTCGGGCGGCGTCACCGGCGGCGCGCTGATCATCGTCGGCGAAGACTATGGCGAGGGCTCCTCCATCATGCAGGAGCGCAGCCACGCCTTCGCCATGAAGAGCCAGGTCTGGCTGCTCGACCCGCGCCCGAACCTGCCCTCGATCGTCAAGGCGGTCGAGGACGGCTTCGAGCTGTCGGAGGTGTCGAACACGCCGGTGATGCTGCAGGTGCGCATCCGTTGCTGCCATGTCCACGGCCATTTCATCGCCAAGGACAACAAGCGCCCGCCAATGTCGGTCGCCGATGCGCTGTCGGCGCCGCGCCGCGACACCGGCCGCATCGTGCTGCCGCCCGCTTCCTTCCTGCATGAGAAGGAAAAGGTCGCCAAGCGCTGGCCGGCGGCGGTCGATTTCATCAAGAGCCGCAAGATCAACGAGATCTTCGGCTCGGACCACGGCTCGGTCGGCATCGTCATGCAGGGCGGCATGTATAATTCGGTCATCCGCGCGCTGCAGCGGCTCGGCCTTGCCGACACTTATGGCGAGACCGACGTGCCGCTTTACGTGCTCAACGCCGTCTACCCGCTCGTCGACGACGAGTTCCTCGCCTTCTGCGAGGGCAAGCAGGCGGTGCTGGTGGTCGAGGAGGGCCAGCCCAATTATGTCGAGCAGGCCTTTGCCGCCATGCTGCACAAGGCCGGCCGCGGCACCAGGCTGGTCGGCAAGGAGCATCTGCCGATGGCCGGCGAATATACCGGGCAGGTCATGCTCGACGGCATCGGCTCCTTCCTGCGGGCGCACGCCCCGCATCTGCTGCCGGGCGAGGTGCGCGCGCCGAACAAGGCGGGCGAGGGCGTCGACACGGCCGACCTCATCAATGTCGTTCCTGGGCGTCCGCCGGGCTTTTGCATTGGCTGTCCCGAGCGGCCGATCTTCGCCGCGACGAAGCTTGTCGAGCAGGAGCTCGGCAAGCACCACATCGCCTCCGACATAGGCTGCCATCTGTTCTCGATCATGCCGCCCTTCGAGCTCGGCGCCACCACCATGGGCTATGGGCTGGGGCCGGCCTCGGCTTCGGCGTTCAATTCGCCGGACGCCAAACGCCGCTCGATCTCCTTCGTCGGCGACGGCGGCTTCTGGCACAACGGCCTCACCTCCTCGATCGGCAATGCGGTGTTCAACAAGAATGACGGCGTCATCGTCATCGTCGACAATTTCTACTCGGCCGCCACCGGCGGCCAGGACATCCTGTCCTCGCGCGCCAACAACCGCACCAAGTCGACCAAGCATCCGATCGATGAAGCGGTGAAGGGCATGGGCGTCAAATGGCTGCGCCACATCGACCGCACCTATGATGTCGGCAAGATGCAAGCCGCGTTGCGCGAGGCGCTGACCACCGAGGAAAAGGGGCCGAAGGTCATCGTCGCCTCGTCCGAATGCATGCTTAATCGCCAGCGCCGCGAGAAGCCGCTGGTCGACAAGGCGATCAAGGGCGGCGAGCGCGTGGTGAAGCCGAAATTCGGCGTTGACGAGGACATCTGCACCGGCGACCACGCCTGCATGCGGCTGTCCGGCTGCCCGTCACTGTCGGTCAAGTCGCTCGACGATCCGCTGCGCGACGATCCGGTCGCCTCGATCGACCAGAATTGCGTCGGCTGCGGCAATTGCGGCGAGGTGGCGGATGCGGCCGTGCTTTGCCCGTCCTTCTACCGCGCCGACGTCGTCCACAATCCCGGCCGCTGGGACCGTTTCCTGGAAGGCGCGCGCCGCGCCGTGATCGGGCTGTTGCAGCGCCGCCGTGAAAGCCGCCGCTTGACGTTCGCCGATGCTTGA
- a CDS encoding MarR family winged helix-turn-helix transcriptional regulator produces the protein MEQKLAEKRQRISTLGQIGLQQFAPYLMNRIMGRYNATLRDDFRKQGLTIPQVRTLAVLSVADGVTVNDLSVYTVIEQSTLSRTLDALEGQGLVRREQGVTDSRIRHVFLTDDGRALFTRAWPAMHDAFEAMFDGVDDAEYAALIATLQKMLKNIRKHEI, from the coding sequence ATGGAACAGAAGCTCGCCGAAAAGCGCCAGCGCATTTCGACCCTCGGCCAGATCGGCCTGCAGCAATTCGCGCCCTATCTGATGAACCGCATCATGGGCCGCTACAACGCCACTTTGCGCGACGACTTCCGCAAGCAGGGCTTGACCATCCCGCAGGTGCGCACGCTTGCCGTGCTGTCGGTCGCCGACGGCGTCACCGTCAACGACCTCTCGGTCTACACGGTCATCGAGCAGTCGACGTTGAGCCGCACGCTCGACGCGCTGGAGGGCCAGGGCCTGGTGCGGCGCGAGCAGGGCGTCACCGACAGCCGCATCCGCCACGTTTTTCTTACCGATGACGGGCGAGCGCTGTTCACCCGCGCCTGGCCTGCAATGCATGACGCTTTCGAAGCCATGTTCGACGGTGTCGATGATGCCGAATACGCCGCGCTGATCGCGACGCTGCAAAAAATGCTGAAGAACATCCGCAAGCACGAAATCTAG
- a CDS encoding phytoene desaturase family protein: MTAPDHIIVGSGINALVCAAMLGAKGVKVLVLERNDRIGGCVRTEEITAPGFVHDVMATTFVLFITSPAFAALGKDLARHGLEFCHTATPTGVLTPDGSHAVLTTDRAANIAALNRIASGDGDRHGGDVGGIERNAGLLFGLLGGALWSYPTTKLIAGEAWRRGPRNLAAFMGEALVPARTWLETTYTSDVVRALWAPWVLHAGLGPEDAFSGQIAKVIAFALEAAGAPIVKGGAKNLLAAFEALIKERGGEIRVNADVASIVQTGGRASGVRLASGETLTAAKSVICSVTPTQLYGRLLGDTAPKRDVEATRVYRYGKGNFQIHYALDKPPAWRGEGLDKVALLHLTPGLDGVSKACNEAVRGLLPEVPTICVGQPHALDPSRCPQGKAILWLQLPEAPRHIKGDAAGKLDVPADGRWTEALREAYADRVEAILANHIDGFRETVIARRTYSPADLEAMNVNLVGGDPYGGSSTIDQSFLWRPFKASRNHETGIKGLYHIGASTHPGAGLGGGSGFLLAGRL; encoded by the coding sequence ATGACCGCCCCCGATCACATCATCGTCGGCAGCGGCATCAACGCCCTGGTCTGCGCGGCGATGCTGGGCGCCAAGGGCGTCAAGGTGCTCGTGCTCGAGCGCAACGACCGCATCGGCGGCTGCGTGCGCACCGAGGAGATCACGGCGCCAGGCTTCGTCCATGACGTGATGGCCACGACCTTCGTGCTGTTCATCACCTCGCCGGCCTTTGCCGCGCTCGGCAAGGACCTTGCGCGGCACGGGCTGGAGTTCTGCCACACGGCGACACCCACCGGTGTGCTCACGCCCGACGGCAGCCACGCCGTGCTCACCACCGACCGCGCCGCCAACATCGCGGCGCTGAACCGGATCGCCTCCGGCGACGGCGATCGCCACGGCGGCGATGTCGGCGGCATCGAGCGCAACGCCGGGCTGCTCTTCGGCCTGCTCGGCGGCGCGCTCTGGTCCTATCCGACAACGAAGCTCATCGCCGGCGAGGCTTGGCGGCGCGGCCCGCGCAACCTCGCCGCCTTCATGGGCGAGGCGCTGGTGCCCGCGCGGACTTGGTTGGAAACGACTTACACCTCCGATGTCGTCCGTGCGCTCTGGGCGCCCTGGGTGCTGCATGCCGGGCTCGGCCCGGAAGACGCCTTCTCCGGCCAGATTGCCAAGGTCATCGCCTTCGCGCTGGAGGCAGCCGGCGCGCCGATCGTCAAGGGCGGCGCGAAAAACCTGCTCGCCGCCTTCGAGGCGCTTATCAAGGAGCGCGGCGGCGAGATCCGCGTCAACGCCGACGTCGCCTCGATCGTCCAGACCGGCGGCCGTGCCTCCGGCGTCCGGCTCGCCTCCGGCGAGACGCTGACGGCGGCGAAAAGCGTCATCTGCTCGGTCACACCGACGCAGCTCTACGGCCGCCTGCTCGGCGACACGGCTCCAAAGCGCGACGTCGAAGCGACGCGCGTTTATCGCTACGGCAAAGGCAACTTCCAGATCCACTATGCGCTGGACAAGCCGCCGGCCTGGCGCGGCGAGGGCCTCGACAAGGTGGCGCTGCTGCATCTTACGCCGGGGCTCGATGGCGTGTCGAAGGCCTGCAACGAGGCGGTGCGCGGCCTGCTGCCGGAAGTGCCGACCATCTGCGTCGGCCAGCCGCATGCGCTCGATCCGTCGCGCTGCCCTCAGGGCAAGGCCATCCTGTGGCTGCAACTGCCGGAGGCGCCGCGTCACATCAAGGGCGATGCCGCCGGCAAGCTCGATGTCCCGGCCGACGGCCGCTGGACCGAGGCGCTGCGCGAGGCTTATGCCGACCGCGTCGAGGCGATCCTCGCCAACCACATCGACGGTTTCCGCGAAACGGTCATTGCCCGCCGCACCTATTCGCCGGCCGATCTCGAGGCGATGAACGTCAACTTGGTCGGCGGCGATCCCTATGGCGGCTCGTCGACCATCGACCAGTCCTTCCTGTGGCGGCCGTTCAAGGCCAGCCGCAACCACGAGACCGGCATCAAGGGCCTCTATCATATCGGCGCCTCGACCCATCCCGGCGCCGGCCTCGGCGGCGGTTCCGGCTTCCTTCTGGCGGGGAGGCTGTGA
- a CDS encoding cyclase family protein, whose protein sequence is MDTQKLLGEVAGQLLSGAIKVVDLTAPLGPNTPLIKLPPELAVDTPKIEIHEISKYDKNGPWWAWNWLKLGEHSGTHFDAPQHWITGKDYPDGATDTIPAQNFIGPVNVIDCSKESAADHDFLLTVDHIKAWEAKHGAINPGEWVVMRTDWYKRNGSEAEFLNANETGPHTPGPTAEAIQFLIAKDVKGWGSETIGTDAGKAGGMEPPFPAHTLMHKANRYGLASLCNLDQLPPKGAILIAAPLKIERGTGSPIRALALVPGK, encoded by the coding sequence ATGGACACGCAGAAACTCCTCGGCGAGGTCGCCGGCCAGCTGCTTTCGGGCGCCATCAAGGTGGTCGACCTGACGGCGCCGCTCGGGCCGAACACGCCGCTGATCAAGCTGCCGCCGGAACTCGCCGTCGACACGCCGAAGATCGAGATCCACGAGATCTCCAAATACGACAAGAACGGCCCGTGGTGGGCCTGGAACTGGCTGAAGCTCGGCGAGCATTCGGGCACGCATTTCGACGCGCCGCAGCACTGGATCACCGGCAAGGACTATCCGGACGGCGCCACCGACACCATTCCGGCGCAGAATTTCATCGGCCCGGTCAACGTCATCGATTGCTCGAAAGAATCCGCCGCCGACCACGATTTCCTGCTCACCGTCGACCACATCAAGGCCTGGGAAGCCAAGCATGGTGCGATCAATCCCGGCGAGTGGGTGGTGATGCGCACCGACTGGTACAAGCGCAACGGCTCGGAAGCCGAGTTCCTCAACGCCAACGAGACCGGCCCGCATACGCCCGGCCCGACGGCCGAGGCCATCCAGTTCCTGATCGCCAAGGACGTCAAGGGCTGGGGCTCGGAGACGATCGGTACCGACGCCGGCAAGGCCGGCGGCATGGAGCCGCCATTCCCGGCCCACACGCTGATGCACAAGGCCAACCGTTACGGACTCGCCAGCCTCTGCAACCTCGACCAGCTGCCGCCGAAGGGCGCGATCCTGATTGCCGCCCCGCTCAAGATCGAGCGCGGCACCGGCAGCCCGATCCGGGCATTGGCGCTGGTGCCGGGCAAATAG
- a CDS encoding phytoene desaturase family protein, giving the protein MSEFDAIFVGAGHNSLACAAHLALKGWKIAVFERSETIGGAVRTAEYTLPGFRHDFGAMNLSLFAGSAFHRKYANELKSHGLEFAPVADCFASAFPDGKWFGVSHDLEKTASRLAAFSAADAATWRRLVGAFPGEAEHLFRLLGSPMSARALAGTGWNLWRKKGLAGALDTARLLLSSPRAWLEENFETPHVRTTLAAWGMHLDFAPDIAGGAVFPYLESMANQSFGMVLGKGGADTIIRALAGMVTVAGGQITTGAEIAEITVSGGMATGVRLASGETHSATKAVIAGVAPKALPGKLLPNGSGDAGFDAAMKTFRHAPGTMMIHLALDDLPDWSAGAELRQFAYVHLAPSLDAMSRVYQQAIAGLLPEQPVLVVGQPTAVDPSRAPQGKHVLWVQVRMLPAEILGDTAGKIAPAHWDAVKDAYAERALDIIESYAPGLRSKILGRAIFSPLDLERENPNLVGGDQICGSHHLAQNFLFRPARGFARWNTPVANLYLTGAATWPGAGTAAGSGYMLAQQLGGS; this is encoded by the coding sequence GTGAGCGAGTTCGACGCCATCTTTGTCGGGGCGGGCCATAACAGTCTGGCATGCGCCGCGCATTTGGCGCTCAAAGGCTGGAAAATAGCGGTTTTCGAGCGCAGCGAGACGATCGGCGGCGCGGTGCGGACCGCCGAGTACACGCTTCCCGGCTTCCGGCACGATTTCGGCGCGATGAATTTGAGTCTCTTCGCCGGCTCCGCCTTCCACCGGAAATATGCAAATGAATTGAAAAGCCACGGGCTGGAATTCGCGCCGGTGGCCGATTGTTTCGCCAGCGCGTTTCCAGATGGAAAGTGGTTCGGCGTCAGCCACGATCTGGAAAAGACCGCGTCGCGGCTGGCCGCCTTCTCCGCGGCGGATGCAGCCACATGGCGCCGGCTGGTTGGCGCCTTTCCCGGCGAAGCCGAGCATCTGTTCCGCCTGCTGGGCTCGCCGATGAGCGCAAGGGCGCTGGCCGGCACGGGCTGGAATCTGTGGCGCAAGAAGGGCCTGGCCGGCGCGCTCGATACGGCTCGATTGCTGTTGTCGTCGCCTCGCGCCTGGCTCGAGGAAAATTTCGAGACGCCGCATGTGCGCACGACCCTCGCGGCCTGGGGCATGCATCTCGATTTCGCGCCCGACATCGCCGGCGGCGCAGTGTTCCCTTACCTGGAATCGATGGCCAACCAGAGTTTCGGCATGGTGCTGGGCAAGGGCGGCGCCGACACCATCATCCGCGCGCTGGCCGGCATGGTGACGGTGGCCGGCGGCCAGATCACGACCGGCGCGGAGATCGCCGAGATCACGGTTTCCGGCGGCATGGCGACCGGCGTGCGGCTGGCATCCGGCGAAACCCATAGCGCGACCAAGGCCGTCATTGCCGGTGTCGCGCCGAAGGCGCTGCCGGGCAAGCTGCTGCCCAATGGCTCTGGCGACGCCGGCTTCGATGCGGCGATGAAGACATTCCGCCACGCGCCGGGCACGATGATGATCCATCTGGCGCTGGACGACCTGCCCGACTGGAGCGCGGGCGCGGAACTTCGCCAGTTCGCCTATGTGCATCTGGCGCCGTCGCTCGATGCCATGTCGCGCGTCTATCAGCAGGCGATCGCCGGGCTGCTGCCTGAGCAGCCGGTGCTGGTCGTCGGCCAGCCGACGGCTGTCGATCCCTCGCGAGCGCCGCAAGGCAAGCATGTGCTGTGGGTGCAGGTGCGCATGCTGCCGGCGGAGATCCTTGGCGACACCGCGGGCAAGATCGCGCCTGCGCACTGGGATGCGGTCAAGGACGCCTATGCCGAGCGCGCGCTCGACATCATCGAGAGTTATGCGCCGGGTTTGCGCAGCAAGATTCTTGGCCGCGCGATCTTCTCGCCGCTCGACCTCGAGCGTGAGAATCCGAACCTCGTCGGCGGCGACCAGATCTGCGGCAGCCATCACCTGGCGCAGAATTTTCTCTTCCGCCCGGCGCGCGGCTTCGCGCGCTGGAACACGCCGGTCGCCAATCTTTACCTCACCGGCGCCGCGACATGGCCCGGCGCCGGCACGGCCGCGGGCTCGGGCTATATGCTCGCCCAACAGCTGGGAGGAAGTTGA
- a CDS encoding ABC transporter substrate-binding protein, giving the protein MTINRRDLLGYGAAAIGAATLGLPRAAKAADELTIAYNVNLPSWDPTTGPSAVNPTIQGLYQSVFDQIIGQKPDLSFTPGLLTEWGWNDDRTKVTMTVRDGVKWHDGSPFTPEDVVWSLQRAGDEKTGNPIQFVWKNVNNFKIDGNKITGDVVQFDPVYFKWMSFLTGYILPKAYYEKVGAEGFEKAPIGTGPYMVDKFERNAFLRLKANPHYWGTKPAFENVTIKFVTDAASRVAEIESGSSQVTLEIPYEEYDRLIAKDGLAGSIKNVSDIGMIFFNDIEAMLDKNVRQAAVMAVDKELLVKRLLRGYGQPIATLETPEYTAFDPSIKVEHNPEKAKELLAASGYSPKKPVKFTIQTTKGFKPKDYEMIQAIVGMWRKVGIEANIEVYEIAKHYELRAADKLAPAAFYNWGNSIGDPTTSTGFAMYGPSPHSVWDSQDLIDMINPLWGEKDETKRIAGWKAVDKYIAEQAYVLPLIQYAQPIVHSKKVNVVQHVSGALLPALMTPA; this is encoded by the coding sequence ATGACCATCAACAGACGTGACTTGCTTGGGTACGGCGCCGCGGCGATCGGTGCTGCGACGCTCGGCCTGCCGAGGGCGGCAAAGGCGGCGGACGAGCTCACCATCGCCTACAACGTCAACCTGCCATCATGGGACCCGACGACCGGACCCTCGGCCGTCAACCCGACCATCCAGGGCCTGTACCAGTCGGTGTTCGATCAGATCATCGGCCAGAAGCCCGATCTTTCCTTCACGCCGGGCCTGCTCACCGAATGGGGCTGGAACGACGACCGCACCAAGGTAACGATGACGGTGCGCGACGGCGTGAAATGGCATGACGGATCGCCCTTCACACCGGAAGACGTCGTGTGGTCGCTGCAGCGGGCTGGCGACGAGAAGACCGGCAATCCGATCCAGTTCGTCTGGAAGAACGTCAACAATTTCAAGATCGACGGCAACAAGATCACCGGCGACGTCGTGCAGTTCGACCCGGTCTATTTCAAGTGGATGTCTTTCCTGACCGGCTACATCCTGCCCAAGGCCTATTACGAGAAGGTCGGCGCGGAAGGCTTCGAGAAGGCGCCGATCGGCACCGGTCCCTATATGGTCGACAAGTTCGAGCGCAATGCGTTCCTGCGGCTCAAGGCCAACCCGCACTATTGGGGCACTAAGCCCGCCTTCGAGAATGTGACGATCAAATTCGTCACCGACGCGGCAAGCCGCGTCGCCGAGATCGAATCCGGCTCCTCGCAGGTGACGCTTGAAATCCCCTATGAGGAATATGACCGGCTGATCGCCAAGGACGGGCTGGCCGGCTCGATCAAGAACGTCTCCGACATCGGCATGATCTTTTTCAACGACATCGAGGCGATGCTGGACAAGAATGTCCGCCAGGCGGCCGTGATGGCTGTCGACAAGGAGCTTCTGGTCAAGCGGCTGCTGCGCGGCTACGGCCAGCCGATCGCGACGCTGGAGACGCCGGAATACACCGCCTTCGATCCATCGATCAAAGTCGAGCACAATCCGGAGAAGGCCAAGGAGCTGCTCGCCGCCTCCGGCTATTCGCCCAAGAAGCCGGTCAAGTTCACTATTCAGACGACCAAGGGCTTCAAGCCCAAGGATTACGAGATGATCCAGGCGATCGTCGGCATGTGGCGCAAGGTCGGCATCGAGGCCAATATCGAGGTCTACGAGATCGCCAAGCATTACGAGCTGCGCGCCGCCGACAAGCTGGCGCCGGCCGCCTTCTACAACTGGGGCAACTCGATCGGCGATCCGACCACCTCGACCGGCTTTGCCATGTATGGCCCGAGCCCGCATTCGGTTTGGGACAGCCAGGACCTGATCGACATGATCAACCCGCTGTGGGGCGAGAAGGACGAGACCAAGCGCATCGCCGGCTGGAAGGCCGTCGACAAATACATCGCCGAGCAGGCCTACGTGCTGCCCCTGATCCAATATGCGCAACCGATCGTGCACTCGAAGAAGGTCAATGTCGTGCAGCATGTGTCCGGCGCGCTGCTACCGGCGCTGATGACCCCGGCCTGA